In Pseudomonas oryzicola, one DNA window encodes the following:
- a CDS encoding GNAT family N-acetyltransferase — translation MRIRPTLERDIQWLPAVERSAAQAFTDWPALAWLAQADVLDIDTHRAFVATGASWVAEDLQGRVLGFACARFERQALHLCEISVHRQAQGQGLGRALLRQVVDTARQAGAQELTLTTFADVPWNAPFYARFGFERVDEERLDTRLRDILADELAHGLVGRCAMRLGLRR, via the coding sequence ATGCGCATCCGCCCTACCCTCGAGCGCGATATCCAATGGCTGCCCGCGGTGGAACGCTCGGCCGCCCAGGCTTTCACCGACTGGCCGGCACTGGCGTGGCTGGCGCAGGCCGATGTACTGGACATTGATACGCACCGGGCATTCGTCGCCACGGGCGCCAGCTGGGTTGCCGAAGACCTGCAAGGGCGCGTGCTCGGTTTCGCCTGTGCCCGGTTCGAGCGACAGGCGCTGCACCTGTGCGAGATTTCGGTGCATCGACAGGCCCAGGGGCAAGGCCTCGGGCGCGCCTTGCTGCGGCAGGTGGTGGATACGGCGCGCCAGGCGGGTGCCCAGGAGCTGACCTTGACCACGTTTGCCGATGTGCCGTGGAATGCGCCGTTCTATGCGCGTTTCGGCTTCGAAAGGGTTGATGAGGAACGGTTGGATACGCGCCTGCGCGACATTCTTGCCGATGAACTTGCCCATGGCCTCGTCGGGCGCTGCGCGATGCGCCTGGGTTTAAGGCGCTGA
- a CDS encoding sterol desaturase family protein, with protein sequence MLFNLAVLFATLVAMEGVGTLAHKYIMHGWGWWLHRSHHEPQLGMLETNDLYLLALGLIATALVALGKSGYAPLQWVGGGVAGYGLLYVVAHDGFFHRHWPAKPRPVNRYLKRLYRAHRLHHAVKGRTGSVSFGFFYAPPLQVLKQQLRSKRSQP encoded by the coding sequence ATGCTGTTCAATCTCGCCGTGCTGTTCGCCACCCTGGTGGCCATGGAGGGTGTTGGCACGCTGGCCCACAAGTACATCATGCACGGCTGGGGTTGGTGGCTGCATCGCTCGCACCATGAGCCGCAGTTGGGCATGCTCGAAACCAACGACCTGTACCTGCTGGCGCTGGGGCTGATCGCCACGGCGCTGGTTGCCCTGGGCAAGAGCGGTTATGCGCCATTGCAGTGGGTCGGCGGTGGCGTGGCGGGCTACGGGCTGCTGTATGTCGTGGCCCATGACGGGTTCTTTCATCGGCACTGGCCAGCCAAGCCACGCCCGGTCAACCGCTACCTCAAGCGCCTGTACCGGGCGCACCGGTTGCACCATGCGGTGAAGGGGCGCACCGGCAGTGTATCGTTCGGCTTCTTCTATGCACCGCCGTTGCAGGTGTTGAAACAGCAGTTGCGCAGCAAGCGCAGCCAGCCGTGA